One genomic region from Oncorhynchus gorbuscha isolate QuinsamMale2020 ecotype Even-year linkage group LG13, OgorEven_v1.0, whole genome shotgun sequence encodes:
- the LOC123994022 gene encoding insulin-like growth factor-binding protein complex acid labile subunit produces the protein MLGILSTVIMALISVAATCPASPCECLDNVTVSCPDKRLKKFPNLPDGIEELYMAHNLIQTFPTSGLEQLQFLDLTKNRLNVSLTFNFIWPNMSSLVKLFLRGNCLGSLGPGQLKGLSALTFLDLSENHMEALHPGTLQGLGQLKTLILTLNQINSLQYGALSGAPALTDLHLSSNSIVEFEEGVFENSSKLAKLILSKNNLVSIGNGTFRGAVNLSHLDLSGNKFDFVPIAALRDVSQLHSLYLQKNSITFIPEDAFSELSHLRILVLNNNCLSRIAEDSLSGLFHLGQLDLSYNNLKSLPSEVFQYLGRLELLDLYHNNLTYLPEDLFHNLTGLRELQLDSNKISSIPPGLFHMMSKLRELQLANNQISDLHKALFSSLRSLRKLYLDNNVLSKIPRGLFHKTKSLRELQLDNNHLRSLARSIFHGLTKLHFLKLFNNRLTAIHPEQFSTLGELRELLLNENLIEDLPKGLFSKLRSLKILDLNNNRLTALASTDFDGLGALKELNLSFNQLHDLPYATFYSLDDLRRLLLQNNRLVSLHPQVFSPLVNLQELDLDNNQIKLLHPDVFQGLHHLQKLHLKSNCLSTLVHGTLEPLESLKILHLEGNPWDCSCRSPILYINNWIINNTQKLQDKPMCSSINRPISQPANLLKPCVSIACCPKSKFPLEMLTVLTAWLLGIGFL, from the coding sequence ATGTTGGGGATTTTAAGCACGGTCATCATGGCCCTCATCTCAGTCGCTGCTACCTGCCCTGCCTCACCATGTGAATGTCTGGACAACGTCACAGTCAGCTGCCCGgacaagaggctgaagaaattcccTAACCTCCCCGATGGTATTGAGGAGCTTTATATGGCCCACAACCTGATCCAGACATTCCCCACCAGTGGACTGGAGCAGCTGCAGTTCCTGGATCTCACCAAAAACCGCCTCAATGTCTCCTTGACCTTCAACTTCATCTGGCCCAACATGAGCAGCCTGGTCAAGCTGTTTCTCAGGGGTAATTGCCTGGGTTCACTGGGCCCTGGGCAGCTCAAAGGCCTCTCAGCGCTCACCTTCCTGGACCTCAGTGAGAACCACATGGAGGCCCTGCACCCAGGAACTCTCCAAGGCCTTGGTCAATTGAAGACGCTCATTCTCACACTGAACCAGATCAACAGCCTGCAGTACGGGGCACTGAGTGGAGCCCCTGCACTCACTGACCTTCACCTGAGCAGCAACAGTATTGTGGAGTTTGAAGAAGGGGTGTTTGAGAACTCCTCCAAGTTGGCAAAGCTGATTTTGTCCAAGAACAACTTGGTTAGCATTGGGAATGGCACATTCAGGGGAGCAGTTAACCTGAGTCATCTGGACCTCAGTGGAAACAAGTTTGATTTTGTGCCCATTGCTGCCCTGAGGGATGTGTCACAGCTGCACAGCTTGTACCTCCAGAAGAACAGCATCACCTTCATACCAGAAGATGCTTTCTCTGAGCTCAGCCATCTAAGGATTTTGGTTTTGAATAATAACTGCCTGAGCAGAATAGCTGAGGACTCATTGAGCGGTCTATTCCATCTCGGTCAATTGGATCTGAGCTACAATAACCTCAAATCCCTCCCCTCTGAAGTTTTTCAATATCTAGGCAGACTGGAGCTCCTGGATCTCTACCATAACAACCTGACATACCTTCCAGAGGACCTGTTTCACAACCTAACTGGGCTGAGAGAGCTGCAGCTTGACAGCAACAAGATCTCATCCATTCCACCAGGGCTCTTTCACATGATGTCTAAGCTAAGGGAACTCCAGCTGGCCAACAATCAGATATCTGACCTCCACAAAGCCTTGTTCTCCAGCTTGAGGAGCCTACGGAAACTCTACCTGGACAACAACGTACTAAGCAAGATTCCCAGAGGCCTATTCCACAAGACCAAGAGTCTCAGGGAGCTACAGTTAGACAATAACCACCTCAGGTCTCTCGCTAGGTCCATCTTCCATGGTTTGACAAAACTCCACTTCCTGAAGCTCTTCAACAACCGTCTCACAGCAATTCACCCTGAGCAGTTTTCTACCCTTGGTGAACTGAGAGAGCTCCTGTTGAATGAAAACCTGATTGAAGATCTTCCAAAAGGCTTATTTTCTAAGCTTCGAAGCCTCAAGATTCTGGATTTGAACAACAACCGCCTCACAGCACTGGCTTCTACAGACTTTGATGGGTTAGGTGCCCTAAAGGAGCTTAATCTCAgcttcaaccagcttcatgatctCCCATATGCCACCTTCTACTCCCTGGATGATTTACGTAGACTCCTTCTCCAGAACAACCGCTTGGTGTCCTTGCACCCTCAAGTTTTCTCCCCCCTGGTCAACTTACAGGAGCTTGACTTGGACAACAACCAGATCAAACTGCTACACCCTGACGTGTTTCAAGGCCTTCACCACCTCCAGAAACTGCACCTGAAATCAAACTGCCTCAGTACTCTTGTGCATGGGACACTGGAGCCTCTGGAGAGTCTGAAGATCCTCCACCTGGAGGGGAACCCCTGGGACTGCTCTTGCAGATCACCCATTCTGTACATCAATAACTGGATTATCAACAATACCCAGAAGCTACAGGACAAACCCATGTGTTCCTCAATCAACCGACCCATTTCACAGCCTGCAAATCTATTAAAACCCTGTGTGAGCATTGCATGCTGCCCCAAAAGCAAATTTCCCCTAGAGATGCTGACAGTGCTTACAGCTTGGCTTCTAGGTATTGGTTTTCTGTGA